A window of the Candidatus Methylomirabilota bacterium genome harbors these coding sequences:
- a CDS encoding DUF2945 domain-containing protein — MKRTFRVGDHVVWNSEAGRVSGTIIKVHTRDVDYKGYTHHASKDEPQYEIQSDKTDHIAMHKGAALRRMDD; from the coding sequence ATGAAGAGGACGTTCAGGGTGGGCGATCACGTAGTCTGGAACTCCGAAGCTGGACGGGTCAGTGGGACGATCATCAAGGTGCACACCAGGGATGTCGACTACAAGGGATACACCCACCACGCGAGCAAAGACGAGCCACAGTATGAAATCCAGAGCGACAAGACCGACCACATCGCCATGCACAAGGGCGCCGCGCTGAGGCGGATGGACGACTGA
- a CDS encoding class I fructose-bisphosphate aldolase translates to MNVSGGQNDADATAHLNAMNTMAEAHPWPLSFSYGRALQTAAQQAWKGDPGRIAAGQRAFHHRARLNGLARSGRYRPEMEQLIA, encoded by the coding sequence CTGAACGTTTCCGGCGGCCAGAACGACGCGGATGCGACCGCGCACCTGAACGCGATGAATACCATGGCCGAGGCGCACCCGTGGCCGCTCTCGTTCTCCTATGGCCGCGCGCTGCAGACGGCCGCCCAGCAAGCCTGGAAGGGGGACCCGGGCCGTATCGCGGCCGGCCAGAGAGCCTTCCACCACCGCGCCCGGCTCAACGGCCTCGCTCGCTCCGGCCGGTATCGGCCGGAGATGGAACAGCTCATCGCGTAG